The following coding sequences lie in one Methylotenera versatilis 301 genomic window:
- a CDS encoding sulfite exporter TauE/SafE family protein, with amino-acid sequence MLNIEWIILYIALGSFVGFMSGLLGVGGGGLLVPLFASIFIYQGFSADSVVHLALGTSLACMIISSASSLRAHAYRGAVMWDVVKGMTPGIILGAFIATQIASHVNSSYIAIFFALFMALVALQTFIKWQPKPSHKPRTLLGLIMSGLGIGAISALAAVGGGFLTVVYLGYKNVDIKRSIGTSAAIGFPIAITGTIGYMINGWAATMDEPYTFGFIYIPAFLAISISSAISAPYGARRSHNMPEANLKKIFAIICMVLSIKMLVSFW; translated from the coding sequence TGTAGGATTTATGTCAGGTTTGCTAGGAGTTGGCGGGGGTGGGCTACTTGTTCCTCTGTTCGCATCAATCTTTATATACCAAGGATTTAGTGCAGATAGCGTTGTTCACTTGGCGTTAGGAACGTCTTTAGCTTGCATGATTATTTCATCTGCATCAAGCCTTCGAGCACACGCTTATCGAGGTGCAGTTATGTGGGATGTTGTTAAGGGTATGACACCTGGAATTATATTAGGCGCCTTTATTGCTACTCAGATCGCTAGTCATGTTAACTCCTCATATATCGCAATATTTTTTGCGTTATTCATGGCACTCGTAGCATTGCAAACATTTATTAAATGGCAACCCAAACCCAGTCATAAACCAAGAACCTTGCTTGGATTAATTATGTCTGGTTTAGGAATCGGCGCTATATCTGCATTGGCTGCTGTGGGTGGTGGTTTCCTAACAGTTGTGTATCTGGGCTATAAGAATGTGGATATTAAAAGGTCTATTGGCACTTCTGCCGCGATCGGATTTCCGATAGCCATCACGGGGACTATTGGTTATATGATTAATGGCTGGGCAGCAACTATGGATGAACCCTATACTTTTGGATTTATTTATATCCCAGCATTTTTGGCAATATCTATTTCTAGTGCTATTTCAGCTCCTTATGGAGCTCGCCGTTCCCATAATATGCCTGAAGCTAACTTGAAGAAAATATTTGCAATCATCTGTATGGTTTTAAGCATTAAGATGTTAGTTTCATTCTGGTAA
- a CDS encoding IS110 family transposase: protein MKTQSTHSFTAFIGIDWADKKHDFCLLAAGAEQREFGTFDHTPEAIALWAKALHDRFDGPIAICLELSKGPLVYALQRCPFLEIFPVHPSTLAKYREAFVPSHAKDDPTDAEMALEILLRHPDKLDPIQLQSSPMRILSRLVEERRTLVNDVISITNRLTNALKQYYPQALDWFEHKDTLIFCDFLSRWPTLKQVKQARQSTLESFFHQHNVRRAYLIERRIQGIRSATALTDDEAVIRPYQMVVQAMVEQLRALLLAIDHFDTEIDQIAKSLPDYDLFAALPGAGHIMAPRLLVAFGEERDRYTNAAQIQRYSGVAPVVERSGNKCWVHWRIACPTFLRQTFVEWAGSTIPRSFWAGAYYQQQRNKGCSHRVAVRALAFKWIRILYRCWESRIPYDESIYLNSLRRRGSPLLTNLSENAKIT, encoded by the coding sequence ATGAAGACGCAATCTACACATTCTTTTACTGCTTTTATTGGCATTGATTGGGCCGACAAGAAGCATGATTTCTGTTTACTAGCTGCTGGTGCAGAACAACGGGAATTCGGAACCTTTGACCATACGCCTGAAGCCATTGCCTTATGGGCAAAGGCCTTGCATGATCGCTTTGATGGACCAATTGCGATCTGCCTTGAGTTATCCAAAGGCCCCTTGGTTTATGCGCTGCAGCGGTGTCCGTTTCTGGAGATATTTCCAGTACACCCGTCTACACTTGCCAAATACCGAGAAGCCTTCGTCCCCAGCCATGCCAAAGACGACCCAACGGATGCTGAAATGGCACTGGAGATATTGCTGCGTCACCCAGACAAGCTGGATCCTATCCAGTTGCAAAGTTCGCCTATGCGCATCTTGTCCAGACTCGTCGAAGAACGACGTACTTTAGTGAATGACGTGATAAGCATCACCAATCGTTTAACCAACGCACTTAAGCAATACTACCCGCAAGCATTGGACTGGTTCGAGCATAAAGATACCTTGATATTCTGTGACTTTCTGAGCCGCTGGCCAACCCTCAAGCAGGTTAAACAGGCAAGACAATCCACGCTCGAATCATTCTTCCACCAGCACAATGTACGCCGTGCTTATCTCATTGAAAGACGTATTCAGGGGATTCGATCTGCAACTGCGTTGACAGATGACGAAGCCGTGATTCGGCCCTATCAGATGGTCGTACAAGCGATGGTTGAACAATTACGCGCTCTATTACTAGCCATCGACCATTTCGATACTGAAATCGATCAGATTGCTAAAAGCCTGCCAGATTATGATTTGTTTGCCGCTTTACCTGGTGCGGGACATATCATGGCGCCTAGACTATTGGTTGCCTTTGGTGAGGAGCGTGATCGATATACCAATGCAGCGCAGATCCAGCGATATTCTGGTGTCGCGCCAGTGGTCGAGCGCAGCGGTAACAAGTGCTGGGTACATTGGCGTATCGCCTGTCCAACATTTTTAAGACAGACCTTTGTGGAATGGGCAGGTTCTACCATTCCTAGATCGTTCTGGGCTGGCGCTTACTATCAGCAGCAGCGTAACAAAGGCTGTTCTCACCGTGTTGCAGTTCGAGCCTTGGCATTTAAGTGGATTAGAATCCTCTATCGTTGCTGGGAATCAAGAATACCTTATGACGAGTCTATTTATTTAAACTCGCTACGACGCAGAGGTTCACCCTTACTAACAAACCTGTCGGAAAATGCAAAAATAACTTGA
- a CDS encoding transporter yields the protein MKLSMRILKLFVLSTIANFVSFNSAWAGPPFITDDPETLEYQHWEINYAVSKSWRQGESSAATPSIDINYGASPNLQLHIQPRYSYERSMTDSHFGIDDTEVGMKYRFLNIQHDNFSFMVGTYPMLQLPTGDAKLGPNRGKVQSFLPLWLQGNIDKWTMYGGMGYRINPGSGNKNSVFFGMTTLYEVTQDFKLGGEIFHESPNSIDGVASTGFNLGGSYSLTHDYNVLFAAGKGLKNVSSTNELSTYLALQVLY from the coding sequence TTGAAACTATCTATGCGAATCTTAAAGCTCTTTGTTCTATCAACTATAGCCAATTTTGTATCTTTTAACTCAGCTTGGGCTGGTCCTCCTTTTATCACTGATGATCCTGAAACATTAGAGTACCAACACTGGGAAATAAATTACGCAGTATCTAAATCATGGCGACAGGGAGAGAGCTCTGCTGCAACTCCAAGTATTGACATCAATTACGGAGCTTCGCCTAATCTGCAACTTCATATTCAGCCACGTTACTCCTATGAACGCTCAATGACAGACAGTCACTTTGGGATTGATGATACCGAAGTAGGCATGAAATATAGATTTCTGAACATTCAACATGACAACTTTTCATTTATGGTTGGAACCTATCCCATGCTCCAACTTCCGACTGGAGATGCAAAGCTTGGGCCTAATCGAGGTAAAGTTCAAAGCTTCCTGCCACTATGGCTTCAGGGTAACATCGATAAGTGGACCATGTATGGAGGTATGGGTTATCGAATCAATCCAGGAAGTGGTAACAAAAACTCAGTATTTTTCGGAATGACTACACTTTATGAAGTTACGCAAGATTTTAAGTTGGGAGGTGAGATATTTCACGAGTCGCCCAATTCAATAGACGGAGTAGCTTCAACGGGTTTTAATCTTGGTGGTAGCTACAGTTTAACTCATGACTACAATGTTTTATTTGCTGCGGGTAAAGGGCTTAAAAATGTATCTTCCACGAATGAGCTATCTACTTATTTGGCACTTCAAGTGCTTTATTAA
- a CDS encoding membrane protein translates to MNNTTKQALSKVPEVTLIFWIIKIFATTLGETGGDAVSMSMNLGYLVGTFIFAVIFLVAVAAQIKAKHFHPFLYWTTIIATTTVGTTLADFADRSLGIGYTGGTTLLFTLLMLSLAIWYKTLGSVSVNTVSEPRAEYFYWITIMFSQTLGTALGDWTADTAGLGYTGGAIVFGGLLLVVLAAYLWTNISRTSLFWAAFILTRPLGAVVGDFLDKPLSKGGLALSRYSASAAILVIIIGCILLFHQRAAKGSGH, encoded by the coding sequence ATGAACAACACTACCAAACAGGCATTAAGTAAAGTCCCAGAAGTTACTTTGATCTTCTGGATCATCAAGATTTTTGCCACAACGCTGGGTGAAACCGGTGGTGATGCAGTATCCATGTCAATGAACCTAGGCTACCTTGTAGGAACTTTCATTTTTGCTGTCATTTTTCTTGTAGCAGTGGCTGCACAAATTAAAGCAAAACACTTTCATCCATTCCTTTACTGGACAACTATTATCGCGACAACAACCGTTGGAACGACGCTTGCTGACTTCGCAGATAGATCACTTGGCATTGGCTATACTGGCGGAACTACCTTGCTCTTTACGCTTCTTATGTTGTCATTAGCCATCTGGTATAAAACCCTAGGTTCAGTTTCAGTCAATACCGTGAGTGAACCAAGGGCTGAATACTTTTATTGGATCACCATCATGTTTTCACAAACCTTAGGGACCGCGCTGGGGGACTGGACGGCTGATACAGCTGGTCTAGGATACACTGGTGGAGCTATTGTTTTTGGAGGCTTACTGTTAGTTGTTCTTGCCGCTTATTTATGGACAAACATATCAAGAACCTCGCTTTTTTGGGCTGCATTTATACTAACAAGACCGCTTGGCGCAGTGGTAGGTGATTTTCTTGATAAGCCATTAAGTAAAGGCGGACTTGCGCTCAGTCGCTATTCTGCATCAGCGGCAATATTAGTAATCATTATAGGATGCATTCTCCTGTTTCATCAACGAGCGGCAAAAGGCTCTGGGCATTAA
- a CDS encoding ATP-binding protein, producing the protein MKSIRQSLLLWLTFGMLAATCLAGISAYLLALDEANELFDYQIKQVALSLDGQSQASPVVADDDPDEDNVIQIWDALGKPLFTSYPSRALPRYLSSGFQTVNFRQRPWRIYNAQLQGKFIQVAQPMIVRDELAANLAERILIPFFVLIPFFAILIWWVVRRSLNPLESVTNAIAARHADAMQTLDETALPQEVRPIVVALNQLLIRLNQAMKAQHAFIADAAHELRTPLTALKLQLQLTERATSDVIREVGFVKLNERLDRSIHLVKQLLTLARSESKMQSQQFGPVDLSYLAREVTNDFTPLAKAAHTDLQLDIDPNIIVSGQQGNLRILINNLVDNALCYTPNFGQVCISVKREAPHVVLRVIDNGSGIPEQERERVLDRFYRREGTEVTGSGLGLAIVRNIAEAHYAKLILSDNLNTSGLVVTVKFPF; encoded by the coding sequence ATGAAATCTATAAGACAAAGTCTGCTTCTTTGGCTCACCTTTGGAATGCTAGCGGCTACATGCCTTGCTGGAATAAGTGCATATTTGTTAGCATTAGACGAAGCCAATGAGCTGTTTGACTATCAAATTAAGCAAGTCGCACTCTCATTAGATGGGCAAAGTCAAGCGTCTCCAGTAGTGGCTGATGACGATCCTGATGAAGATAATGTCATACAAATATGGGATGCACTAGGTAAACCTTTGTTTACATCCTATCCGTCACGTGCCCTGCCTCGCTACCTTTCGTCAGGTTTTCAAACTGTGAATTTCCGGCAAAGACCTTGGCGGATATATAACGCTCAATTGCAAGGCAAGTTTATCCAAGTCGCGCAACCAATGATAGTACGAGACGAATTAGCAGCGAACTTAGCTGAACGCATTTTAATCCCATTTTTCGTACTCATTCCATTTTTTGCAATTTTGATTTGGTGGGTAGTCAGACGGAGTCTAAACCCACTGGAATCTGTTACTAATGCCATTGCAGCTCGACACGCAGATGCAATGCAAACTTTGGACGAAACAGCCTTGCCCCAAGAGGTACGCCCCATTGTAGTTGCATTGAATCAATTACTGATACGACTAAATCAGGCTATGAAGGCACAACATGCATTTATTGCTGATGCTGCGCATGAGTTGCGTACTCCGCTAACCGCACTTAAATTGCAATTACAATTGACTGAACGAGCTACCTCTGACGTGATCAGAGAAGTGGGATTTGTAAAGCTCAATGAACGCTTAGACCGAAGTATTCACTTAGTTAAACAACTGCTTACCTTGGCTAGAAGTGAATCTAAGATGCAATCTCAGCAGTTTGGACCTGTAGACTTATCATACTTAGCTAGGGAAGTGACTAATGATTTCACTCCCTTAGCGAAAGCAGCTCATACTGACTTACAGTTGGATATAGACCCTAATATTATTGTGTCTGGTCAGCAAGGCAACTTACGTATATTAATTAATAATCTAGTCGACAACGCTCTTTGCTATACACCTAACTTTGGTCAAGTATGTATCAGTGTTAAACGCGAAGCGCCACATGTGGTATTGCGTGTCATTGATAATGGCAGCGGCATTCCAGAACAAGAACGTGAACGCGTGTTAGATCGCTTCTATCGACGCGAGGGTACAGAAGTAACTGGTAGCGGATTAGGGCTAGCTATTGTTCGCAATATTGCAGAAGCTCATTATGCTAAGTTGATACTCTCAGATAATTTAAATACATCTGGCCTAGTTGTTACAGTCAAGTTCCCCTTTTAA
- a CDS encoding response regulator, with amino-acid sequence MRLLLVEDDVMIGESINEALNGENYAVDWARDGRSAELALANGVYDLILLDLGLPKKQGLQVLSEYRQRGGMLPVLIITARDSMADKVGGLDAGADDYLVKPFDLDELFARVRALLRRHTGRAQPVITYGKVTLNPAIHEVHLDGQLLSLSGREFALLLSLLTPPGRVRSLAELEEKLYSWDHEVASNTLEVLIHRLRKKLGTNFIQNIRGMGYKVSLESSVS; translated from the coding sequence ATGCGATTACTATTAGTTGAAGATGATGTCATGATAGGTGAAAGCATTAATGAGGCACTCAATGGTGAAAACTATGCCGTTGATTGGGCGCGAGATGGCCGTAGTGCAGAGTTAGCGTTAGCAAACGGTGTGTATGACTTGATACTACTAGATTTGGGATTACCTAAAAAACAAGGTTTGCAAGTATTAAGTGAATATAGGCAGCGTGGCGGCATGCTTCCCGTGCTGATTATCACTGCACGTGATTCAATGGCAGATAAAGTAGGTGGGCTGGACGCAGGAGCGGATGACTACCTAGTCAAACCGTTTGATTTAGACGAGCTTTTTGCCCGTGTGCGTGCATTGTTGCGACGCCATACAGGACGTGCTCAACCAGTTATTACCTATGGGAAAGTGACACTTAATCCCGCTATTCATGAGGTACATCTTGATGGACAGTTGTTGAGTTTGTCTGGGCGTGAATTTGCGTTATTGCTGTCCTTACTCACCCCACCTGGGCGAGTGCGATCTTTGGCCGAGCTGGAGGAAAAGCTGTATAGCTGGGATCATGAGGTTGCAAGTAACACACTAGAAGTCCTGATACATCGTCTACGTAAAAAGCTTGGCACCAACTTTATCCAAAACATACGAGGTATGGGTTATAAAGTTTCTTTAGAGTCCTCAGTGTCATGA
- a CDS encoding YncE family protein, producing the protein MLIKTLAWTFISTCLFTSHLAQSAQLRENVKFSVVHQYKVGGEGGWDLLTIDGKHHQLFVSRSSHIQVIDSDSGKVVGDIPDTQGVHGIAIADDLNIGFTSNGKSNSVSVFDLTKLNVIENIKISGLNPDVILYEPVTKHIFTFNGRSANITVIDAVTRQEINTISLPGKPELAVSDKAGHIFVNIENKNEVVVIDSSANKILKGFPLGSGVEPTGLSIDQLHHRLFSVCANKKMIVLDSDTGRVVSEVAIGSGPDSAAFDSGLGVALSSNGEGTLTLVKEDDPEHFSVLQDVTTQKGARTMAYDSDTHRAYLVTASFGETPPATKEQPKPRPAMIENSFVVLVVSLKP; encoded by the coding sequence ATGCTTATTAAAACACTCGCTTGGACTTTTATTAGTACTTGCTTATTTACTAGTCACTTAGCTCAAAGCGCTCAACTTAGAGAGAATGTTAAATTTTCTGTAGTTCATCAATACAAAGTTGGTGGAGAGGGTGGATGGGATTTGCTTACCATTGATGGAAAGCACCATCAGCTATTTGTAAGTCGATCAAGCCATATCCAAGTGATTGATTCTGATTCAGGAAAGGTTGTTGGAGATATTCCGGATACTCAGGGTGTTCATGGAATCGCCATTGCGGATGATTTAAATATTGGGTTTACTAGTAATGGTAAAAGTAACTCTGTCAGCGTGTTTGACCTAACTAAGCTTAATGTAATTGAAAACATTAAAATTTCCGGCCTTAATCCAGATGTTATCCTTTATGAACCCGTCACAAAGCACATATTCACTTTTAATGGACGTTCAGCAAATATCACAGTGATTGATGCAGTAACGCGTCAAGAAATTAACACTATCAGTTTGCCAGGTAAACCAGAGCTTGCAGTAAGTGATAAAGCGGGTCATATTTTTGTAAATATCGAAAATAAAAATGAAGTTGTTGTCATCGACAGTAGTGCAAATAAAATTCTGAAAGGCTTCCCGCTCGGCAGTGGAGTGGAGCCTACTGGATTGTCAATAGATCAACTACATCATCGATTATTCTCCGTCTGCGCCAATAAGAAAATGATAGTCCTCGACTCAGATACAGGAAGAGTTGTTTCAGAGGTCGCTATTGGTTCTGGACCCGATTCCGCAGCATTTGACTCAGGCCTAGGTGTTGCATTGAGTTCGAATGGAGAAGGCACTTTAACTTTAGTAAAAGAAGATGATCCGGAGCACTTTTCAGTGTTACAAGATGTAACTACTCAAAAGGGAGCAAGGACGATGGCCTATGATTCAGATACCCATCGTGCATATCTCGTGACAGCGTCATTTGGTGAAACCCCACCAGCAACAAAAGAACAGCCTAAGCCAAGACCAGCAATGATTGAAAATAGTTTTGTAGTTCTAGTGGTCTCATTAAAACCATAG
- a CDS encoding DUF3761 domain-containing protein: MKIQSLILASLLSLAGTATLMNTAFADTSAATSVTATCNDGTSFTGTTKQGACSGHKGVKAWADAKASAARPVVADKAAPEKATKDTTAAKPAAASTMAEAPGGGPGKVWVNSKSKKYHCLGTEHYGKTKDGSYMTEAEAKAKGNHAVNGKACG, translated from the coding sequence ATGAAAATCCAATCACTTATTCTAGCTAGTTTGCTTTCTCTAGCTGGCACTGCAACATTGATGAATACAGCATTTGCAGATACTTCTGCAGCTACTAGCGTAACGGCCACCTGTAATGACGGTACATCATTTACAGGAACAACTAAGCAAGGTGCTTGCTCTGGACATAAAGGCGTGAAAGCTTGGGCTGACGCTAAAGCCTCAGCCGCCAGACCAGTTGTTGCCGATAAAGCGGCTCCTGAAAAAGCAACTAAAGACACTACAGCAGCCAAACCTGCTGCAGCGTCAACGATGGCAGAAGCCCCAGGCGGCGGACCAGGTAAAGTTTGGGTTAATAGCAAGTCAAAGAAATACCATTGCCTAGGCACTGAGCATTACGGTAAAACTAAAGATGGCTCATACATGACTGAGGCAGAAGCTAAAGCAAAGGGCAATCATGCAGTGAATGGCAAAGCTTGTGGTTAA
- a CDS encoding NRAMP family divalent metal transporter, whose protein sequence is MSNNESKSEALLKKLGPGLITGAADDDPSGIATYSQAGAQFGFNMLWTVLFTYPLMVGIQIVSARIGRVSGNGLAANIRKHYPVGLLYFIVGLLLIANTINIAADIAAMGESLRLLIGGHAHFYALSFGLLSLILQIFIPYTRYVRVLKWLTLALLAYVATVFAVHTPWMQVFKVTLLPHMSWKSEYMTTVVAIFGTTISPYLFFWQASQEVEDQRINPKAKPLIVAPDQASANFNRIKVDTYIGMGFSNMVAFFIILTTAVTLNAHGITDIQSSAQAAEALRPIAGEFTFWLFSAGIIGTGLLAVPVLAGSAAYAMAETFKWKGSLELEPKRAKRFYSIIAISTLIGVALCFTPIDPIKALYWSAVLNGVISVPIMALMMLMAVRPEIMGQFTITKKLKALGWLATLMMTLAVTAMIFTAGLS, encoded by the coding sequence ATGTCAAACAACGAATCAAAATCTGAAGCATTACTAAAGAAGCTAGGACCAGGGCTTATTACTGGTGCAGCTGATGATGACCCAAGTGGTATCGCCACCTATTCACAAGCTGGTGCGCAGTTTGGTTTCAATATGTTATGGACAGTTTTGTTCACTTATCCGTTAATGGTTGGCATCCAGATTGTTAGTGCTAGGATTGGTCGAGTCAGTGGTAATGGACTTGCTGCGAATATCCGCAAACACTATCCAGTCGGTCTCTTATACTTCATTGTCGGGTTACTTTTAATTGCCAATACAATCAATATTGCTGCTGACATCGCAGCAATGGGGGAGTCATTAAGGCTATTGATTGGTGGTCATGCGCATTTTTATGCCCTAAGTTTCGGCTTGTTATCATTAATTCTCCAAATATTCATTCCCTATACACGTTACGTTCGAGTGCTGAAATGGCTCACATTGGCTTTGCTTGCCTATGTCGCAACCGTATTTGCTGTACATACCCCATGGATGCAAGTTTTTAAGGTCACGTTATTACCGCATATGTCGTGGAAGTCAGAATATATGACTACGGTAGTTGCTATTTTTGGTACTACGATTAGTCCATATTTGTTTTTCTGGCAAGCTTCTCAAGAAGTTGAAGATCAAAGAATAAATCCTAAAGCAAAACCGCTGATAGTTGCTCCAGACCAAGCAAGTGCTAACTTCAATCGAATTAAAGTTGATACTTATATCGGCATGGGTTTTTCTAATATGGTTGCGTTCTTTATTATATTAACCACCGCAGTGACTCTTAACGCACACGGAATTACAGATATTCAATCCTCGGCACAGGCTGCAGAGGCTCTGCGTCCGATTGCAGGTGAATTTACATTCTGGCTTTTCAGTGCAGGCATCATTGGTACAGGTTTACTTGCAGTGCCTGTTTTGGCTGGATCTGCCGCTTATGCGATGGCGGAAACCTTTAAATGGAAGGGTAGTTTAGAGCTAGAGCCTAAGCGTGCAAAAAGGTTTTATAGCATCATAGCTATTTCTACTTTAATTGGTGTGGCATTGTGCTTCACTCCTATAGATCCAATTAAAGCACTTTACTGGAGCGCTGTACTTAACGGTGTCATTTCTGTTCCCATTATGGCCTTAATGATGCTGATGGCTGTTAGGCCTGAAATCATGGGGCAATTCACCATTACTAAAAAACTTAAGGCTTTAGGATGGTTGGCGACCTTAATGATGACCTTGGCTGTGACTGCCATGATATTCACAGCAGGACTATCTTAG
- a CDS encoding phospholipase D-like domain-containing protein, which translates to MNKNTISICTLIVFLATGCQSVPESKEVISQASNKVNQLDIKGSNNMLSQKQVDRVIDNLTNTKEEEELLEKQLKIAQGITDQPLIAGNDTEILFDGEQTFKVMKETIESAKNHVNLEYFIFENVDLGNQVTLESLLIKKRADGVDVNIIYDAIGSSSTPSSFFETLNKAGVKLTEFHPIDVENIGNLNHRDHRKILVVDGKVAIIGGINLSQTYQSKQGFSSSRKNHDVENATDAETSKHWRDTDLLIKGPAVAELQKLFLKHWDQSIDINQSGFYPKLETQGKEFVRVIGSSPQDNKPYFYSTLISAIDNASKKVILNSAYFVPTEDQKESLTDAAKRGIKIDLMLPGLSDSSLSLNVQRSYYEDLLENGVDIFEIESQILHAKTISIDGVWSVVGSSNFDFRSASLNDEVDVIVLGHKTAKQLNEKFRQDEAEAKKIELNVWKKRPLFDKVKQYLSRVFRKLL; encoded by the coding sequence ATGAATAAAAACACTATAAGCATCTGTACATTAATTGTATTCCTCGCCACTGGATGTCAATCAGTTCCGGAATCAAAAGAAGTTATTAGTCAAGCTAGTAACAAAGTGAATCAACTAGATATTAAAGGTAGCAATAACATGCTATCTCAAAAACAAGTTGATCGAGTAATCGATAATTTAACCAATACAAAAGAAGAGGAAGAGTTACTCGAAAAGCAACTGAAAATTGCACAAGGAATCACGGATCAACCGCTCATTGCCGGAAATGACACTGAAATACTTTTTGATGGGGAGCAAACTTTCAAAGTCATGAAGGAAACTATTGAATCAGCTAAAAACCATGTCAATTTAGAATATTTCATTTTTGAAAATGTTGATCTTGGCAATCAGGTCACGCTAGAGAGTTTACTTATTAAGAAACGTGCTGACGGCGTAGATGTCAATATAATTTATGATGCTATAGGAAGCTCAAGTACGCCTTCTAGCTTTTTTGAGACACTTAATAAAGCTGGTGTTAAATTAACTGAATTTCATCCAATTGATGTTGAAAATATAGGTAACCTCAATCATAGAGATCATAGAAAAATATTAGTTGTAGATGGAAAAGTAGCCATCATTGGTGGAATTAACTTAAGTCAAACTTATCAAAGTAAACAAGGTTTCAGTTCATCTCGTAAAAACCATGATGTGGAAAATGCTACTGATGCTGAGACTAGTAAACACTGGCGAGACACAGATTTATTAATTAAAGGTCCTGCTGTAGCTGAGCTGCAAAAACTATTTCTAAAGCATTGGGACCAATCTATTGATATTAACCAATCTGGTTTTTATCCAAAATTAGAAACTCAAGGTAAAGAATTCGTGCGTGTTATTGGTAGTTCGCCTCAAGATAATAAGCCTTATTTTTACAGTACCTTAATTTCAGCTATAGATAACGCATCTAAAAAAGTAATTCTGAATTCAGCCTATTTTGTCCCTACCGAAGATCAAAAAGAATCTTTGACTGATGCCGCTAAAAGAGGTATAAAAATTGATTTAATGTTACCTGGCCTATCAGATTCTTCCTTATCGTTAAACGTACAGCGCTCATATTATGAAGATTTGCTTGAAAATGGTGTTGATATATTTGAAATAGAATCACAAATTCTTCACGCCAAAACCATTTCTATTGATGGAGTTTGGTCCGTAGTTGGGAGCTCTAATTTTGATTTTAGAAGCGCTAGTTTAAATGATGAGGTTGATGTGATTGTGCTAGGACATAAGACAGCTAAACAACTCAATGAGAAGTTTAGGCAGGATGAAGCTGAGGCGAAGAAAATAGAGTTAAATGTTTGGAAGAAACGTCCGCTGTTTGATAAAGTTAAACAGTATTTATCACGAGTTTTTAGAAAATTGCTTTAA
- a CDS encoding LysR family transcriptional regulator: MMRITLRQLQIFIAIAQSGSTTAAGEIIALSQSAISASIAELEKALNVQLFDRVGKRLLLNDHGRAMLPQAMALVNGATSLENSFNEIAPSILIIGASLTIGNYLLPTILANYWRAQGIVLGELMPPLQVVVANTADIVSKVVNFEVDIGLIEGPCNRADISVSPWLEDELLLVVAPNHPVLQENGEFISPDLLTKANWLLRERGSGTREALEQALLPHIAQLKSSLEFNDHEAIKQSAVQGLGIACLSRTVVRDMLDAGKLVELKTPFGKLVRRFSLLVHHQKQVTPGMQHFMNHIFKNQKDT, translated from the coding sequence ATGATGCGAATTACATTAAGGCAACTACAAATTTTCATCGCCATTGCGCAAAGTGGTAGTACAACAGCTGCGGGCGAGATAATAGCTTTATCGCAATCTGCGATTAGTGCATCTATAGCTGAACTAGAAAAAGCGCTGAATGTGCAGTTATTTGATCGTGTGGGTAAACGACTATTATTGAATGACCATGGGCGAGCGATGTTACCGCAAGCCATGGCATTGGTTAATGGTGCAACTAGTTTAGAAAATAGTTTTAACGAAATTGCCCCCAGCATTCTGATTATCGGTGCTAGCCTGACCATAGGCAATTATTTGCTTCCGACGATATTAGCCAACTATTGGCGCGCTCAAGGTATTGTCTTGGGTGAACTGATGCCTCCATTGCAAGTCGTTGTTGCAAATACAGCTGATATTGTAAGTAAGGTTGTTAATTTTGAAGTGGATATAGGCTTGATCGAAGGGCCATGCAATAGAGCCGATATTAGTGTCAGTCCTTGGTTAGAAGATGAACTTCTATTAGTTGTAGCGCCGAATCATCCTGTTTTGCAAGAAAATGGAGAATTCATCTCTCCAGATCTGCTTACCAAAGCTAACTGGTTGCTGAGAGAGCGAGGCTCTGGAACACGTGAGGCGTTAGAGCAGGCATTATTACCGCACATAGCACAATTAAAAAGTAGTCTTGAATTTAATGATCATGAAGCAATTAAACAAAGCGCAGTTCAGGGACTCGGTATAGCCTGTCTATCACGTACAGTTGTGAGAGATATGTTAGATGCTGGTAAATTGGTTGAACTGAAAACGCCCTTTGGCAAACTAGTGCGTCGGTTTAGTTTACTGGTACATCATCAAAAACAGGTTACGCCTGGAATGCAACATTTTATGAATCATATTTTTAAAAACCAAAAAGATACTTGA